A window of the Chthonomonas sp. genome harbors these coding sequences:
- a CDS encoding ATP-binding cassette domain-containing protein: MSDSGWLVLKNARGHNLRGVDLYVPLGLMVCVTGVSGSGKSTLIQDSLYPRLMYELYGTRSVWEPHDSLEGFEQLDKVIDIDQSPIGRTPRSNPATYTGTFDMIRDLFSLTPDAKIRGYKTGRFSFNVKGGRCEACRGDGIIKIEMHFLPDVYVPCEVCKGKRYNRETLEVKYKGKSISDVLQMTIEEACNFFQPIPKIHRKLETLMDVGLGYIRMGQPATTLSGGEAQRVKLAEELAKRSTGRTIYILDEPTTGLHFEDVRRLLVVLQRLVDAGNTVLIIEHNLDVIKSADWLIDIGPEGGTGGGEIIAQGTPEQVAATPGSHTGGFLRDLFARPRVEA, from the coding sequence ATGTCAGATTCCGGCTGGCTGGTGCTGAAGAACGCGCGCGGACACAATTTGCGCGGCGTGGACCTTTACGTGCCGCTAGGGCTGATGGTCTGCGTGACCGGCGTAAGCGGCTCGGGCAAGAGCACGCTGATCCAGGATTCGCTCTACCCGCGCTTGATGTACGAGCTATACGGCACGCGATCGGTGTGGGAGCCGCACGACTCGCTGGAAGGGTTTGAGCAACTGGATAAGGTGATTGACATTGATCAGTCGCCGATTGGTCGCACTCCGCGCAGCAACCCCGCCACCTACACCGGCACGTTCGACATGATCCGTGACCTGTTTAGCTTGACGCCGGACGCCAAGATTCGGGGCTACAAGACGGGGCGTTTTAGCTTTAACGTCAAGGGCGGACGCTGCGAGGCGTGCCGCGGCGACGGCATTATCAAGATCGAAATGCACTTTCTGCCGGACGTTTACGTGCCGTGCGAGGTGTGCAAGGGCAAGCGCTACAACCGCGAGACGCTCGAAGTGAAGTACAAGGGTAAGTCGATTTCCGACGTGCTGCAGATGACGATCGAAGAGGCGTGCAACTTCTTCCAACCGATCCCGAAAATCCATCGCAAACTCGAAACGTTGATGGACGTGGGGCTTGGTTACATTCGGATGGGGCAACCAGCGACCACTCTCTCGGGCGGCGAGGCTCAGCGCGTGAAGCTGGCCGAAGAGCTGGCCAAGCGCTCTACTGGGCGGACGATTTACATTCTCGACGAGCCGACTACGGGCCTGCACTTTGAAGATGTGCGCCGCCTGCTCGTGGTGTTGCAACGGCTGGTGGATGCCGGCAACACAGTGCTGATTATCGAGCACAACCTCGACGTGATTAAGAGCGCCGACTGGCTGATTGACATCGGTCCCGAGGGCGGCACCGGCGGCGGCGAGATCATTGCCCAAGGCACACCCGAGCAGGTGGCGGCCACGCCGGGCAGTCACACTGGCGGATTCCTGCGTGACCTCTTTGCGCGGCCCCGAGTCGAAGCTTAG
- a CDS encoding AI-2E family transporter, whose translation MKSPFEVNYRTGLFWITFGVLALLTFLVLRPFFPAILWATVLSILIWPLHVKFTRKLGPNGGATASVVATMLFVILPLGIASLLVATQLKPKEPAPGQPTKQITIESVLADLDEQFVVPNAKKLNSEFSLSDYWSGHKSEIEAGLADPVGKAIVALGTGALTVVIALLTQFFMLRDGPGLRPQFDRLIPLARDKIDVLLNRLYNTVRGVFIGVILVALVQGALATGLYFWAGTPSPLIFGVVTTVLCIIPLLGAPVIYIPLGLTFIMSRNYGSAAIVLIGGFLVVSQIDNVIKPFLIGNKIGISPMGVFFSILGGIIVFGPVGLMVGPMLLATILFFLDLIAEMRSPQAEPVEA comes from the coding sequence ATGAAGTCGCCGTTTGAAGTGAACTACCGAACCGGGTTGTTCTGGATCACGTTCGGCGTTTTGGCGTTGCTTACCTTCCTGGTGTTGCGCCCCTTTTTCCCGGCTATCTTGTGGGCGACCGTGCTCAGCATTCTCATCTGGCCGCTCCATGTCAAGTTCACGCGCAAGCTCGGGCCCAATGGCGGCGCGACCGCCTCGGTGGTGGCGACCATGCTCTTTGTCATCTTGCCGCTGGGCATCGCGAGTCTGCTCGTGGCGACTCAGCTGAAGCCCAAGGAACCGGCACCCGGGCAGCCTACCAAGCAGATCACGATAGAAAGCGTGTTGGCCGACCTCGACGAGCAGTTCGTCGTGCCCAACGCCAAGAAACTGAACTCCGAGTTCTCGCTGAGCGACTATTGGTCCGGACATAAATCCGAAATCGAAGCCGGGCTCGCCGACCCGGTCGGCAAGGCAATTGTTGCACTCGGCACCGGCGCGCTCACCGTGGTCATCGCGCTCCTCACGCAGTTTTTCATGCTCCGCGACGGGCCTGGGTTGCGACCCCAATTCGACCGGCTGATCCCCTTGGCGCGCGACAAGATCGACGTGTTGCTCAACCGGCTCTACAACACCGTGCGCGGGGTGTTCATCGGCGTCATCCTCGTGGCGCTGGTCCAAGGTGCGCTTGCCACTGGGCTCTATTTTTGGGCGGGGACGCCATCGCCGCTCATCTTTGGCGTGGTCACCACCGTGCTTTGCATCATCCCGTTGCTGGGCGCGCCGGTCATCTACATTCCGCTTGGGCTGACGTTCATCATGAGTCGCAACTATGGCTCGGCGGCCATTGTGCTGATCGGCGGGTTCTTGGTCGTGAGTCAGATCGACAACGTGATCAAGCCGTTTCTCATCGGCAACAAAATCGGCATCTCGCCGATGGGCGTGTTTTTCAGCATCCTTGGCGGCATCATCGTGTTCGGGCCAGTCGGCCTCATGGTGGGGCCGATGTTGCTGGCGACAATTCTCTTCTTCCTGGACCTGATCGCCGAGATGCGCAGCCCGCAGGCCGAGCCGGTTGAGGCCTAA